In Triticum aestivum cultivar Chinese Spring chromosome 5B, IWGSC CS RefSeq v2.1, whole genome shotgun sequence, the following proteins share a genomic window:
- the LOC123113504 gene encoding putative receptor-like protein kinase At4g00960 isoform X5, with amino-acid sequence MAPKRPLGAALTEEEAALWWSPMKRSRMKRSPRFRLKRTVLVVMWLMSRPSGTARKRREIKRPWRWLAQVVCPWWSMLDASSEPTFVPLDYLREITDDFSEERKLGSGSFGEVYLGVDQDGQKIAVKRIYEMAGVDDGQFQNEFTNLARLKHRNIVRLVGYCNHIQEVPAMYEGKFVLAEKIHRALCLEYMSNGSLEKYISDECNKYDWRTGYGIIKGICQGLKCLHMEVKPPIYHLDLKPANVLLDENMVPRLADFGISRLFGDERTRATKSILGTQGYLPPEYIHNNLISSKFDIFSLGVVIIKIMSGRAGYSKITDMSPQEFTNLVQEKWTKRLHETSSLMKAYSKQVKTCIQIGLMCVNDDRHKRPSIQDIVNRLNETETECTYAARKDGSLIYQMLLGLPQVELVWESLHLTMFRLTCPVSLLQMNLMRQTRALHQLTTEKCQIPTINLMIMNMMVATSD; translated from the exons ATGGCGCCCAAGCGGCCACTCGGCGCCGCCCTGACGGAGGAGGAGGCTGCGCTGTGGTGGTCCCCGATGAAGCGGTCCCGGATGAAGCGGTCCCCGAGGTTTCGGCTAAAGCGGACGGTGCTCGTCGTGATGTGGCT CATGTCCAGGCCCAGCGGGACGGCTAggaaaagaagagaaataaaacGGCCGTGGCGCTGGCTTGCTCAGGTGGTTTGTCCGTGGTGGAGCATGCTCGACGCAAGTTCGGAGCCAACGTTTGTGCCACTCGATTATTTACGAGAAATTACAGATGATTTCTCCGAGGAGCGGAAGCTTGGTAGCGGTTCGTTTGGAGAGGTTTACTTG GGAGTGGATCAAGATGGGCAAAAGATTGCTGTGAAGAGAATCTATGAGATGGCAGGTGTTGATGATGGGCAATTTCAGAATGAGTTTACAAACCTTGCAAGGCTCAAGCACCGGAATATTGTGCGGTTAGTTGGTTATTGCAACCATATTCAGGAAGTACCAGCAATGTACGAAGGAAAATTTGTTCTTGCTGAAAAGATACATAGGGCGCTCTGCTTAGAGTATATGTCTAATGGAAGCCTTGAAAAGTATATTTCTG ATGAATGTAATAAATATGATTGGCGCACAGGCTACGGAATAATTAAGGGGATTTGCCAGGGTTTGAAATGCCTCCACATGGAAGTAAAGCCACCTATTTATCATTTGGATTTAAAGCCAGCCAATGTATTGCTGGATGAGAACATGGTTCCCAGACTTGCAGATTTTGGGATATCAAGGCTCTTTGGAGATGAACGAACGCGAGCTACAAAAAGTATTTTAGGAACGCA AGGGTACTTACCGCCGGAATACATACACAACAATTTGATCTCAAGTAAGTTTGACATATTCAGCCTTGGTGTTGTAATCATAAAGATAATGTCAGGACGGGCGGGCTACTCAAAAATTACTGACATGTCTCCCCAGGAATTCACTAATCTT GTACAGGAAAAATGGACAAAAAGGCTACATGAAACATCGAGTCTGATGAAGGCATATTCCAAGCAAGTGAAGACGTGTATTCAAATAGGTTTAATGTGTGTGAACGATGATCGACATAAAAGGCCATCTATACAGGATATTGTCAATAGACTGAATGAGACAGAAACTGAGTGTACCTATGCGGCAAGAAAGGACGGGTCGTTGATTTACCAG ATGTTGCTGGGACTACCCCAGGTGGAGTTAGTCTGGGAATCTCTTCACCTAACCATGTTCCGGTTGACATGTCCAGTGAGCCTCCTTCAGATGAA TTTGATGCGACAGACCAGGGCATTGCACCAGCTAACAACG GAGAAGTGCCAAATTCCAACAATCAACCTCATGATTATGAACATGATGGTGGCAACCAGTGATTAA
- the LOC123113504 gene encoding putative receptor-like protein kinase At4g00960 isoform X3, whose translation MAPKRPLGAALTEEEAALWWSPMKRSRMKRSPRFRLKRTVLVVMWLMSRPSGTARKRREIKRPWRWLAQVVCPWWSMLDASSEPTFVPLDYLREITDDFSEERKLGSGSFGEVYLGVDQDGQKIAVKRIYEMAGVDDGQFQNEFTNLARLKHRNIVRLVGYCNHIQEVPAMYEGKFVLAEKIHRALCLEYMSNGSLEKYISDECNKYDWRTGYGIIKGICQGLKCLHMEVKPPIYHLDLKPANVLLDENMVPRLADFGISRLFGDERTRATKSILGTQGYLPPEYIHNNLISSKFDIFSLGVVIIKIMSGRAGYSKITDMSPQEFTNLVQEKWTKRLHETSSLMKAYSKQVKTCIQIGLMCVNDDRHKRPSIQDIVNRLNETETECTYAARKDGSLIYQIREDDSITSMGASLTGQQNGHFSFSITDAPGTYPVSDVAGTTPGGVSLGISSPNHVPVDMSSEPPSDEFDATDQGIAPANNGEVPNSNNQPHDYEHDGGNQ comes from the exons ATGGCGCCCAAGCGGCCACTCGGCGCCGCCCTGACGGAGGAGGAGGCTGCGCTGTGGTGGTCCCCGATGAAGCGGTCCCGGATGAAGCGGTCCCCGAGGTTTCGGCTAAAGCGGACGGTGCTCGTCGTGATGTGGCT CATGTCCAGGCCCAGCGGGACGGCTAggaaaagaagagaaataaaacGGCCGTGGCGCTGGCTTGCTCAGGTGGTTTGTCCGTGGTGGAGCATGCTCGACGCAAGTTCGGAGCCAACGTTTGTGCCACTCGATTATTTACGAGAAATTACAGATGATTTCTCCGAGGAGCGGAAGCTTGGTAGCGGTTCGTTTGGAGAGGTTTACTTG GGAGTGGATCAAGATGGGCAAAAGATTGCTGTGAAGAGAATCTATGAGATGGCAGGTGTTGATGATGGGCAATTTCAGAATGAGTTTACAAACCTTGCAAGGCTCAAGCACCGGAATATTGTGCGGTTAGTTGGTTATTGCAACCATATTCAGGAAGTACCAGCAATGTACGAAGGAAAATTTGTTCTTGCTGAAAAGATACATAGGGCGCTCTGCTTAGAGTATATGTCTAATGGAAGCCTTGAAAAGTATATTTCTG ATGAATGTAATAAATATGATTGGCGCACAGGCTACGGAATAATTAAGGGGATTTGCCAGGGTTTGAAATGCCTCCACATGGAAGTAAAGCCACCTATTTATCATTTGGATTTAAAGCCAGCCAATGTATTGCTGGATGAGAACATGGTTCCCAGACTTGCAGATTTTGGGATATCAAGGCTCTTTGGAGATGAACGAACGCGAGCTACAAAAAGTATTTTAGGAACGCA AGGGTACTTACCGCCGGAATACATACACAACAATTTGATCTCAAGTAAGTTTGACATATTCAGCCTTGGTGTTGTAATCATAAAGATAATGTCAGGACGGGCGGGCTACTCAAAAATTACTGACATGTCTCCCCAGGAATTCACTAATCTT GTACAGGAAAAATGGACAAAAAGGCTACATGAAACATCGAGTCTGATGAAGGCATATTCCAAGCAAGTGAAGACGTGTATTCAAATAGGTTTAATGTGTGTGAACGATGATCGACATAAAAGGCCATCTATACAGGATATTGTCAATAGACTGAATGAGACAGAAACTGAGTGTACCTATGCGGCAAGAAAGGACGGGTCGTTGATTTACCAG ATTCGAGAGGATGACTCAATCACATCCATGGGTGCAAGTCTAACTGGCCAACAGAATGGACACTTCAGCTTCTCGATAACTGATGCACCTGGTACTTATCCTGTATCAG ATGTTGCTGGGACTACCCCAGGTGGAGTTAGTCTGGGAATCTCTTCACCTAACCATGTTCCGGTTGACATGTCCAGTGAGCCTCCTTCAGATGAA TTTGATGCGACAGACCAGGGCATTGCACCAGCTAACAACG GAGAAGTGCCAAATTCCAACAATCAACCTCATGATTATGAACATGATGGTGGCAACCAGTGA
- the LOC123113504 gene encoding putative receptor-like protein kinase At4g00960 isoform X4: protein MAPKRPLGAALTEEEAALWWSPMKRSRMKRSPRFRLKRTVLVVMWLMSRPSGTARKRREIKRPWRWLAQVVCPWWSMLDASSEPTFVPLDYLREITDDFSEERKLGSGSFGEVYLGVDQDGQKIAVKRIYEMAGVDDGQFQNEFTNLARLKHRNIVRLVGYCNHIQEVPAMYEGKFVLAEKIHRALCLEYMSNGSLEKYISGYGIIKGICQGLKCLHMEVKPPIYHLDLKPANVLLDENMVPRLADFGISRLFGDERTRATKSILGTQGYLPPEYIHNNLISSKFDIFSLGVVIIKIMSGRAGYSKITDMSPQEFTNLVQEKWTKRLHETSSLMKAYSKQVKTCIQIGLMCVNDDRHKRPSIQDIVNRLNETETECTYAARKDGSLIYQIREDDSITSMGASLTGQQNGHFSFSITDAPGTYPVSDVAGTTPGGVSLGISSPNHVPVDMSSEPPSDEFDATDQGIAPANNGTRFSIPMEKCQIPTINLMIMNMMVATSD, encoded by the exons ATGGCGCCCAAGCGGCCACTCGGCGCCGCCCTGACGGAGGAGGAGGCTGCGCTGTGGTGGTCCCCGATGAAGCGGTCCCGGATGAAGCGGTCCCCGAGGTTTCGGCTAAAGCGGACGGTGCTCGTCGTGATGTGGCT CATGTCCAGGCCCAGCGGGACGGCTAggaaaagaagagaaataaaacGGCCGTGGCGCTGGCTTGCTCAGGTGGTTTGTCCGTGGTGGAGCATGCTCGACGCAAGTTCGGAGCCAACGTTTGTGCCACTCGATTATTTACGAGAAATTACAGATGATTTCTCCGAGGAGCGGAAGCTTGGTAGCGGTTCGTTTGGAGAGGTTTACTTG GGAGTGGATCAAGATGGGCAAAAGATTGCTGTGAAGAGAATCTATGAGATGGCAGGTGTTGATGATGGGCAATTTCAGAATGAGTTTACAAACCTTGCAAGGCTCAAGCACCGGAATATTGTGCGGTTAGTTGGTTATTGCAACCATATTCAGGAAGTACCAGCAATGTACGAAGGAAAATTTGTTCTTGCTGAAAAGATACATAGGGCGCTCTGCTTAGAGTATATGTCTAATGGAAGCCTTGAAAAGTATATTTCTG GCTACGGAATAATTAAGGGGATTTGCCAGGGTTTGAAATGCCTCCACATGGAAGTAAAGCCACCTATTTATCATTTGGATTTAAAGCCAGCCAATGTATTGCTGGATGAGAACATGGTTCCCAGACTTGCAGATTTTGGGATATCAAGGCTCTTTGGAGATGAACGAACGCGAGCTACAAAAAGTATTTTAGGAACGCA AGGGTACTTACCGCCGGAATACATACACAACAATTTGATCTCAAGTAAGTTTGACATATTCAGCCTTGGTGTTGTAATCATAAAGATAATGTCAGGACGGGCGGGCTACTCAAAAATTACTGACATGTCTCCCCAGGAATTCACTAATCTT GTACAGGAAAAATGGACAAAAAGGCTACATGAAACATCGAGTCTGATGAAGGCATATTCCAAGCAAGTGAAGACGTGTATTCAAATAGGTTTAATGTGTGTGAACGATGATCGACATAAAAGGCCATCTATACAGGATATTGTCAATAGACTGAATGAGACAGAAACTGAGTGTACCTATGCGGCAAGAAAGGACGGGTCGTTGATTTACCAG ATTCGAGAGGATGACTCAATCACATCCATGGGTGCAAGTCTAACTGGCCAACAGAATGGACACTTCAGCTTCTCGATAACTGATGCACCTGGTACTTATCCTGTATCAG ATGTTGCTGGGACTACCCCAGGTGGAGTTAGTCTGGGAATCTCTTCACCTAACCATGTTCCGGTTGACATGTCCAGTGAGCCTCCTTCAGATGAA TTTGATGCGACAGACCAGGGCATTGCACCAGCTAACAACGGTACGCGATTTTCAATACCCATG GAGAAGTGCCAAATTCCAACAATCAACCTCATGATTATGAACATGATGGTGGCAACCAGTGATTAA
- the LOC123113504 gene encoding putative receptor-like protein kinase At4g00960 isoform X6 — protein sequence MAPKRPLGAALTEEEAALWWSPMKRSRMKRSPRFRLKRTVLVVMWLMSRPSGTARKRREIKRPWRWLAQVVCPWWSMLDASSEPTFVPLDYLREITDDFSEERKLGSGSFGEVYLGVDQDGQKIAVKRIYEMAGVDDGQFQNEFTNLARLKHRNIVRLVGYCNHIQEVPAMYEGKFVLAEKIHRALCLEYMSNGSLEKYISDECNKYDWRTGYGIIKGICQGLKCLHMEVKPPIYHLDLKPANVLLDENMVPRLADFGISRLFGDERTRATKSILGTQGYLPPEYIHNNLISSKFDIFSLGVVIIKIMSGRAGYSKITDMSPQEFTNLVQEKWTKRLHETSSLMKAYSKQVKTCIQIGLMCVNDDRHKRPSIQDIVNRLNETETECTYAARKDGSLIYQMLLGLPQVELVWESLHLTMFRLTCPVSLLQMNLMRQTRALHQLTTVRDFQYPWRSAKFQQSTS from the exons ATGGCGCCCAAGCGGCCACTCGGCGCCGCCCTGACGGAGGAGGAGGCTGCGCTGTGGTGGTCCCCGATGAAGCGGTCCCGGATGAAGCGGTCCCCGAGGTTTCGGCTAAAGCGGACGGTGCTCGTCGTGATGTGGCT CATGTCCAGGCCCAGCGGGACGGCTAggaaaagaagagaaataaaacGGCCGTGGCGCTGGCTTGCTCAGGTGGTTTGTCCGTGGTGGAGCATGCTCGACGCAAGTTCGGAGCCAACGTTTGTGCCACTCGATTATTTACGAGAAATTACAGATGATTTCTCCGAGGAGCGGAAGCTTGGTAGCGGTTCGTTTGGAGAGGTTTACTTG GGAGTGGATCAAGATGGGCAAAAGATTGCTGTGAAGAGAATCTATGAGATGGCAGGTGTTGATGATGGGCAATTTCAGAATGAGTTTACAAACCTTGCAAGGCTCAAGCACCGGAATATTGTGCGGTTAGTTGGTTATTGCAACCATATTCAGGAAGTACCAGCAATGTACGAAGGAAAATTTGTTCTTGCTGAAAAGATACATAGGGCGCTCTGCTTAGAGTATATGTCTAATGGAAGCCTTGAAAAGTATATTTCTG ATGAATGTAATAAATATGATTGGCGCACAGGCTACGGAATAATTAAGGGGATTTGCCAGGGTTTGAAATGCCTCCACATGGAAGTAAAGCCACCTATTTATCATTTGGATTTAAAGCCAGCCAATGTATTGCTGGATGAGAACATGGTTCCCAGACTTGCAGATTTTGGGATATCAAGGCTCTTTGGAGATGAACGAACGCGAGCTACAAAAAGTATTTTAGGAACGCA AGGGTACTTACCGCCGGAATACATACACAACAATTTGATCTCAAGTAAGTTTGACATATTCAGCCTTGGTGTTGTAATCATAAAGATAATGTCAGGACGGGCGGGCTACTCAAAAATTACTGACATGTCTCCCCAGGAATTCACTAATCTT GTACAGGAAAAATGGACAAAAAGGCTACATGAAACATCGAGTCTGATGAAGGCATATTCCAAGCAAGTGAAGACGTGTATTCAAATAGGTTTAATGTGTGTGAACGATGATCGACATAAAAGGCCATCTATACAGGATATTGTCAATAGACTGAATGAGACAGAAACTGAGTGTACCTATGCGGCAAGAAAGGACGGGTCGTTGATTTACCAG ATGTTGCTGGGACTACCCCAGGTGGAGTTAGTCTGGGAATCTCTTCACCTAACCATGTTCCGGTTGACATGTCCAGTGAGCCTCCTTCAGATGAA TTTGATGCGACAGACCAGGGCATTGCACCAGCTAACAACGGTACGCGATTTTCAATACCCATG GAGAAGTGCCAAATTCCAACAATCAACCTCATGA
- the LOC123113504 gene encoding putative receptor-like protein kinase At4g00960 isoform X10, protein MAPKRPLGAALTEEEAALWWSPMKRSRMKRSPRFRLKRTVLVVMWLMSRPSGTARKRREIKRPWRWLAQVVCPWWSMLDASSEPTFVPLDYLREITDDFSEERKLGSGSFGEVYLGVDQDGQKIAVKRIYEMAGVDDGQFQNEFTNLARLKHRNIVRLVGYCNHIQEVPAMYEGKFVLAEKIHRALCLEYMSNGSLEKYISGYGIIKGICQGLKCLHMEVKPPIYHLDLKPANVLLDENMVPRLADFGISRLFGDERTRATKSILGTQGYLPPEYIHNNLISSKFDIFSLGVVIIKIMSGRAGYSKITDMSPQEFTNLVQEKWTKRLHETSSLMKAYSKQVKTCIQIGLMCVNDDRHKRPSIQDIVNRLNETETECTYAARKDGSLIYQIREDDSITSMGASLTGQQNGHFSFSITDAPGTYPVSDVAGTTPGGVSLGISSPNHVPVDMSSEPPSDEFDATDQGIAPANNGEVPNSNNQPHDYEHDGGNQ, encoded by the exons ATGGCGCCCAAGCGGCCACTCGGCGCCGCCCTGACGGAGGAGGAGGCTGCGCTGTGGTGGTCCCCGATGAAGCGGTCCCGGATGAAGCGGTCCCCGAGGTTTCGGCTAAAGCGGACGGTGCTCGTCGTGATGTGGCT CATGTCCAGGCCCAGCGGGACGGCTAggaaaagaagagaaataaaacGGCCGTGGCGCTGGCTTGCTCAGGTGGTTTGTCCGTGGTGGAGCATGCTCGACGCAAGTTCGGAGCCAACGTTTGTGCCACTCGATTATTTACGAGAAATTACAGATGATTTCTCCGAGGAGCGGAAGCTTGGTAGCGGTTCGTTTGGAGAGGTTTACTTG GGAGTGGATCAAGATGGGCAAAAGATTGCTGTGAAGAGAATCTATGAGATGGCAGGTGTTGATGATGGGCAATTTCAGAATGAGTTTACAAACCTTGCAAGGCTCAAGCACCGGAATATTGTGCGGTTAGTTGGTTATTGCAACCATATTCAGGAAGTACCAGCAATGTACGAAGGAAAATTTGTTCTTGCTGAAAAGATACATAGGGCGCTCTGCTTAGAGTATATGTCTAATGGAAGCCTTGAAAAGTATATTTCTG GCTACGGAATAATTAAGGGGATTTGCCAGGGTTTGAAATGCCTCCACATGGAAGTAAAGCCACCTATTTATCATTTGGATTTAAAGCCAGCCAATGTATTGCTGGATGAGAACATGGTTCCCAGACTTGCAGATTTTGGGATATCAAGGCTCTTTGGAGATGAACGAACGCGAGCTACAAAAAGTATTTTAGGAACGCA AGGGTACTTACCGCCGGAATACATACACAACAATTTGATCTCAAGTAAGTTTGACATATTCAGCCTTGGTGTTGTAATCATAAAGATAATGTCAGGACGGGCGGGCTACTCAAAAATTACTGACATGTCTCCCCAGGAATTCACTAATCTT GTACAGGAAAAATGGACAAAAAGGCTACATGAAACATCGAGTCTGATGAAGGCATATTCCAAGCAAGTGAAGACGTGTATTCAAATAGGTTTAATGTGTGTGAACGATGATCGACATAAAAGGCCATCTATACAGGATATTGTCAATAGACTGAATGAGACAGAAACTGAGTGTACCTATGCGGCAAGAAAGGACGGGTCGTTGATTTACCAG ATTCGAGAGGATGACTCAATCACATCCATGGGTGCAAGTCTAACTGGCCAACAGAATGGACACTTCAGCTTCTCGATAACTGATGCACCTGGTACTTATCCTGTATCAG ATGTTGCTGGGACTACCCCAGGTGGAGTTAGTCTGGGAATCTCTTCACCTAACCATGTTCCGGTTGACATGTCCAGTGAGCCTCCTTCAGATGAA TTTGATGCGACAGACCAGGGCATTGCACCAGCTAACAACG GAGAAGTGCCAAATTCCAACAATCAACCTCATGATTATGAACATGATGGTGGCAACCAGTGA
- the LOC123113504 gene encoding putative receptor-like protein kinase At4g00960 isoform X9 → MAPKRPLGAALTEEEAALWWSPMKRSRMKRSPRFRLKRTVLVVMWLMSRPSGTARKRREIKRPWRWLAQVVCPWWSMLDASSEPTFVPLDYLREITDDFSEERKLGSGSFGEVYLGVDQDGQKIAVKRIYEMAGVDDGQFQNEFTNLARLKHRNIVRLVGYCNHIQEVPAMYEGKFVLAEKIHRALCLEYMSNGSLEKYISDECNKYDWRTGYGIIKGICQGLKCLHMEVKPPIYHLDLKPANVLLDENMVPRLADFGISRLFGDERTRATKSILGTQGYLPPEYIHNNLISSKFDIFSLGVVIIKIMSGRAGYSKITDMSPQEFTNLVQEKWTKRLHETSSLMKAYSKQVKTCIQIGLMCVNDDRHKRPSIQDIVNRLNETETECTYAARKDGSLIYQFDATDQGIAPANNGEVPNSNNQPHDYEHDGGNQ, encoded by the exons ATGGCGCCCAAGCGGCCACTCGGCGCCGCCCTGACGGAGGAGGAGGCTGCGCTGTGGTGGTCCCCGATGAAGCGGTCCCGGATGAAGCGGTCCCCGAGGTTTCGGCTAAAGCGGACGGTGCTCGTCGTGATGTGGCT CATGTCCAGGCCCAGCGGGACGGCTAggaaaagaagagaaataaaacGGCCGTGGCGCTGGCTTGCTCAGGTGGTTTGTCCGTGGTGGAGCATGCTCGACGCAAGTTCGGAGCCAACGTTTGTGCCACTCGATTATTTACGAGAAATTACAGATGATTTCTCCGAGGAGCGGAAGCTTGGTAGCGGTTCGTTTGGAGAGGTTTACTTG GGAGTGGATCAAGATGGGCAAAAGATTGCTGTGAAGAGAATCTATGAGATGGCAGGTGTTGATGATGGGCAATTTCAGAATGAGTTTACAAACCTTGCAAGGCTCAAGCACCGGAATATTGTGCGGTTAGTTGGTTATTGCAACCATATTCAGGAAGTACCAGCAATGTACGAAGGAAAATTTGTTCTTGCTGAAAAGATACATAGGGCGCTCTGCTTAGAGTATATGTCTAATGGAAGCCTTGAAAAGTATATTTCTG ATGAATGTAATAAATATGATTGGCGCACAGGCTACGGAATAATTAAGGGGATTTGCCAGGGTTTGAAATGCCTCCACATGGAAGTAAAGCCACCTATTTATCATTTGGATTTAAAGCCAGCCAATGTATTGCTGGATGAGAACATGGTTCCCAGACTTGCAGATTTTGGGATATCAAGGCTCTTTGGAGATGAACGAACGCGAGCTACAAAAAGTATTTTAGGAACGCA AGGGTACTTACCGCCGGAATACATACACAACAATTTGATCTCAAGTAAGTTTGACATATTCAGCCTTGGTGTTGTAATCATAAAGATAATGTCAGGACGGGCGGGCTACTCAAAAATTACTGACATGTCTCCCCAGGAATTCACTAATCTT GTACAGGAAAAATGGACAAAAAGGCTACATGAAACATCGAGTCTGATGAAGGCATATTCCAAGCAAGTGAAGACGTGTATTCAAATAGGTTTAATGTGTGTGAACGATGATCGACATAAAAGGCCATCTATACAGGATATTGTCAATAGACTGAATGAGACAGAAACTGAGTGTACCTATGCGGCAAGAAAGGACGGGTCGTTGATTTACCAG TTTGATGCGACAGACCAGGGCATTGCACCAGCTAACAACG GAGAAGTGCCAAATTCCAACAATCAACCTCATGATTATGAACATGATGGTGGCAACCAGTGA
- the LOC123113504 gene encoding putative receptor-like protein kinase At4g00960 isoform X2 has product MAPKRPLGAALTEEEAALWWSPMKRSRMKRSPRFRLKRTVLVVMWLMSRPSGTARKRREIKRPWRWLAQVVCPWWSMLDASSEPTFVPLDYLREITDDFSEERKLGSGSFGEVYLGVDQDGQKIAVKRIYEMAGVDDGQFQNEFTNLARLKHRNIVRLVGYCNHIQEVPAMYEGKFVLAEKIHRALCLEYMSNGSLEKYISDECNKYDWRTGYGIIKGICQGLKCLHMEVKPPIYHLDLKPANVLLDENMVPRLADFGISRLFGDERTRATKSILGTQGYLPPEYIHNNLISSKFDIFSLGVVIIKIMSGRAGYSKITDMSPQEFTNLVQEKWTKRLHETSSLMKAYSKQVKTCIQIGLMCVNDDRHKRPSIQDIVNRLNETETECTYAARKDGSLIYQIREDDSITSMGASLTGQQNGHFSFSITDAPGTYPVSDVAGTTPGGVSLGISSPNHVPVDMSSEPPSDEFDATDQGIAPANNGTRFSIPMVLVMTTKRRSAKFQQSTS; this is encoded by the exons ATGGCGCCCAAGCGGCCACTCGGCGCCGCCCTGACGGAGGAGGAGGCTGCGCTGTGGTGGTCCCCGATGAAGCGGTCCCGGATGAAGCGGTCCCCGAGGTTTCGGCTAAAGCGGACGGTGCTCGTCGTGATGTGGCT CATGTCCAGGCCCAGCGGGACGGCTAggaaaagaagagaaataaaacGGCCGTGGCGCTGGCTTGCTCAGGTGGTTTGTCCGTGGTGGAGCATGCTCGACGCAAGTTCGGAGCCAACGTTTGTGCCACTCGATTATTTACGAGAAATTACAGATGATTTCTCCGAGGAGCGGAAGCTTGGTAGCGGTTCGTTTGGAGAGGTTTACTTG GGAGTGGATCAAGATGGGCAAAAGATTGCTGTGAAGAGAATCTATGAGATGGCAGGTGTTGATGATGGGCAATTTCAGAATGAGTTTACAAACCTTGCAAGGCTCAAGCACCGGAATATTGTGCGGTTAGTTGGTTATTGCAACCATATTCAGGAAGTACCAGCAATGTACGAAGGAAAATTTGTTCTTGCTGAAAAGATACATAGGGCGCTCTGCTTAGAGTATATGTCTAATGGAAGCCTTGAAAAGTATATTTCTG ATGAATGTAATAAATATGATTGGCGCACAGGCTACGGAATAATTAAGGGGATTTGCCAGGGTTTGAAATGCCTCCACATGGAAGTAAAGCCACCTATTTATCATTTGGATTTAAAGCCAGCCAATGTATTGCTGGATGAGAACATGGTTCCCAGACTTGCAGATTTTGGGATATCAAGGCTCTTTGGAGATGAACGAACGCGAGCTACAAAAAGTATTTTAGGAACGCA AGGGTACTTACCGCCGGAATACATACACAACAATTTGATCTCAAGTAAGTTTGACATATTCAGCCTTGGTGTTGTAATCATAAAGATAATGTCAGGACGGGCGGGCTACTCAAAAATTACTGACATGTCTCCCCAGGAATTCACTAATCTT GTACAGGAAAAATGGACAAAAAGGCTACATGAAACATCGAGTCTGATGAAGGCATATTCCAAGCAAGTGAAGACGTGTATTCAAATAGGTTTAATGTGTGTGAACGATGATCGACATAAAAGGCCATCTATACAGGATATTGTCAATAGACTGAATGAGACAGAAACTGAGTGTACCTATGCGGCAAGAAAGGACGGGTCGTTGATTTACCAG ATTCGAGAGGATGACTCAATCACATCCATGGGTGCAAGTCTAACTGGCCAACAGAATGGACACTTCAGCTTCTCGATAACTGATGCACCTGGTACTTATCCTGTATCAG ATGTTGCTGGGACTACCCCAGGTGGAGTTAGTCTGGGAATCTCTTCACCTAACCATGTTCCGGTTGACATGTCCAGTGAGCCTCCTTCAGATGAA TTTGATGCGACAGACCAGGGCATTGCACCAGCTAACAACGGTACGCGATTTTCAATACCCATGGTACTTGTGATGACTACCAAACG GAGAAGTGCCAAATTCCAACAATCAACCTCATGA